A region of the Bacteroidales bacterium genome:
ACGGCAATTAGCCCGACTGCGGAAGGAACACCAAAGTATTTTGAGTTTTTGAAAGACCCCAAATTTTTGGTTTCAATAGCATTGAAGAACGTGCAATCAAGTTCTATTTTTGAAGAATTCAAGCTTGCCATTAAAGAGCAACAAGCTGTTTATCCGCCTGTATTAGGTTGGCATAATTGTCCTGCCAACCTCCATTGGGAATCGGAAGGTGATTTCTCGGAAATCAAAAATGGAACATTTGAAACCAAAGGATTTGTGCTTACAGGAGAACACACTCCCAAGGATATTTCGGGCGGTTTTCGAATTGGTTTTGACAAAATGCCCACTTTTCAGAATGAAGATTTCTGGAATTTACCGGATAAATACAAGAATGTAATTTATCCCGATTGTCCTCATTCAATTACGGTCAAAGGGGACTACTACGAATATCAATCATCAAAAGAATTAGAAAGATGGTGCCTGATATAAACACACTTCGGTCTCATCCTGCTAAATTGTTATTAGAACATATTCAGGGTGTCCGAAACAATACGAGGAAGCTAACCAACTCCAAAATTGCGGATTTGGTGGCGATTTTCCATGATTTAGGAAAGATAAATCCAAATTTTCAAAACAAGCTTGATTCTGACAAAACAATGAATGGTTATGCAAATCATTCCTATTTGTCAGCTTATACTTTTTTCTGTGCCTTCTGTTGTTCAAAACAAAACATGGAAGCATTAAAGCAGTTTTTGGTAGTTGATACTTTCGGCCAGAATAATTTTATTGCATTAACAGTGTCAATTGCCAAACATCATGGTAATTTGCCTGACTTTTCTCCAAAATGCGGAGAAAACGAATCCTTCGCAAGTATTTTATCAAAAGATGAAAATTCTGCACTATTTAAGTTTCTTGATCAGGAGAAAAACATACCTGTTTCTGAATTCGTAAATCATTTTATAAGCGTTGATGATTTCCGACAATTTCTGACAACACCTAAATTACAACAAGGCTACTCTGAACAATTGGTCTTCAATGGAGAAAAAAACAAATCAGCTTTAGACTTCTTTTTAGATTACCAACTTGCATTTGCTAGTGTGATACAGGCAGATAAAGCCGATGCCGCAAAATTTGACAATTTCATTGACCAACAAGTGAAAGAAGTTGAAACATTTGCAGAAGGTTTCAGCAGTCAACTTGACTCTTATTTGGAAAGGTTGAACCAGGATTCAGCATTGAACCAATTGAGAACAAACATTCGTAATCATGCCGTTCAAAATATCCGTACTGGTTTGAAAGAAAACGTAAGAGTATATGAACTCACTGCTCCGACAGGTTCTGGCAAAACATTAATGATGCTTTCTTTAGCTTCAGAAATCATCAACGCAAAAGGAGCAAAAAGAATCATCTATGGCTTACCGTTCTTGTCCATCACAGAACAGGTTGAAGCGGAAGTGTTGAAAATATTTCCAGAAACGACAGATTACATTCAGCGGATTGATTCCAAATCAGAAAACAACCGATTCGAAGACATTCAAAAAGAATTGGAGAATAACCCAACTGAAGAAAAGATACTCGAAGCAAATTTGCTGGAGTTTCAGGAAAACACTTTCGCTTATCCTTTTGTAATTACCACCTTTGTTCGCTTTTTCGAAACACTTTTAAGCAACCGAAATGCCGAATTATTGAAATTGCCAAACTTTTCCAAATGTATTTTCCTTTTGGACGAGATTCAGGCATTGCCTCCACGTTTATATGGTTTCTTTGTAGCTTACCTGAGTAAATTCTGCGAAAAGTTTGACAGCTATGCGATCATTTCAACAGCAACTCAACCCAAATTTAGTTTACCGGAAAATAATACAAAGGCGAGAAACTTCTTCTATGACTACAAAAATCCAATGCCATTATTGCCTTTGACCTATTTTGAGAATGATTTG
Encoded here:
- the cas5 gene encoding CRISPR-associated protein Cas5 → MKGFQLIIGGNWGHFKKPETNNNPLSHDLITKTALIGLIGAVLGIEREDMRSKFPQLSEDLLYGVLLLNPVKKISWGFTSRTAISPTAEGTPKYFEFLKDPKFLVSIALKNVQSSSIFEEFKLAIKEQQAVYPPVLGWHNCPANLHWESEGDFSEIKNGTFETKGFVLTGEHTPKDISGGFRIGFDKMPTFQNEDFWNLPDKYKNVIYPDCPHSITVKGDYYEYQSSKELERWCLI
- the cas3 gene encoding CRISPR-associated helicase Cas3' encodes the protein MVPDINTLRSHPAKLLLEHIQGVRNNTRKLTNSKIADLVAIFHDLGKINPNFQNKLDSDKTMNGYANHSYLSAYTFFCAFCCSKQNMEALKQFLVVDTFGQNNFIALTVSIAKHHGNLPDFSPKCGENESFASILSKDENSALFKFLDQEKNIPVSEFVNHFISVDDFRQFLTTPKLQQGYSEQLVFNGEKNKSALDFFLDYQLAFASVIQADKADAAKFDNFIDQQVKEVETFAEGFSSQLDSYLERLNQDSALNQLRTNIRNHAVQNIRTGLKENVRVYELTAPTGSGKTLMMLSLASEIINAKGAKRIIYGLPFLSITEQVEAEVLKIFPETTDYIQRIDSKSENNRFEDIQKELENNPTEEKILEANLLEFQENTFAYPFVITTFVRFFETLLSNRNAELLKLPNFSKCIFLLDEIQALPPRLYGFFVAYLSKFCEKFDSYAIISTATQPKFSLPENNTKARNFFYDYKNPMPLLPLTYFENDLFNRYQIEFDKEPIELEILKEQILSENQSILIILNTIDDTKELFKLLQDELDKDEILLLNTHFTPEHRKQKIALTKERLNQKRRIIVISTQLIEAGVDIDFPALYRDFATVASIVQSAGRCNRNGKLDSLGRVKLFKLRNKGKIRSDIIYQGKDKEILRFTKESFSENQYQEKELLNVQREFFHRIQSELNFAMHSQNSPRIEFDFLKDIQECQFDKIGKFQLIDKQLFGEEFQYYVPKDNNDKKFESLLTIQDEIKNLFEKDNFNRNVFFAKKNILKNHLKSMTDQIISVRISSKHVKPKLANARHFNGIYKIASESYTFESGLILTGDNCFL